From the Gadus chalcogrammus isolate NIFS_2021 chromosome 15, NIFS_Gcha_1.0, whole genome shotgun sequence genome, one window contains:
- the tarbp1 gene encoding probable methyltransferase TARBP1: protein MSSVLINALLTSAPNYDILFDSLSWPKESWPEKERVEALTAFIEGIGQHLAGTSDHKVVFESAKKQQIVTKIESIIWDQCVPFLLKISKENVTDKNVAFQDSRPRQSTAAACRLLGVCIPHCGDEVVGRLADTVLPALQEDDAEGKLLNVEVAIEVIAVLLPSIILDKQLTQTTLSSALHCIRTFSEAVVSKVTVRLLLTLLNSCKPGERLSSVLQFTLDELFTWHRSDDTAAVTERTLLCLTVLSDHLLPPTDLQAQCQDLSISTSRPDARLERQFWMIVQAGLTHKDMVCRKRSLYLLKRCVAFSEEQGAECPTCPSKEDELLFRWSPKDSQLLREFWEDYALVMETLEENQIHVVRPVLNRIDVLIQTTATDTQASGGACCHPSWLLCVYQRMFDSENKSLMREGVYHLLDLQALRQPAFASAFSQFIVGPFMDVLSESSLFHRAMGQSIGDCPELGVKLTAFLTSFFSSLPSEERGALLLPLIQRLGSRHWCAVPVLFLSQALSCLPRSPLLGGQGLQAIREVLRVTMVTHPVLLRGASQCYLLNSALCLMQVDAVTLDEVFSFLTHFHADESLCRGTPLWKQVAAWLSDNEGNFKPSVEHSALPNKGSIKAHVQSEIHSFLQVPASTGHSERLPDPKEADKLARAVLLCVDMEEERGGGGVLVEELLGPLVDTLGRLSTNAYLPLRKTDKCLQLVLRLFQLGEAPGLPDDRKLPEDTPLLTMKKLVLKVVDSVQEFILRRLCSELQELSDVGRAELYLCVLRQLVRLYGASPQYSSDMQRTYFPKLVQVSLDVLTNTTQQVPSVASQVAQAVAMASLAAACDLLERQAADRRPETTSVLVSLQSYFYCPASSDSQGTLHLGNINQTLLKPTSGQSDAGAQAPVLQDWGRTAAHFVRDQWVCLGFLSRQAGPGQTTALSDQTLRAALKRSVDALTLLPSGLVLPVLAFMSTALAQVALCDENLCVHAVTLGWELVQGLTRNPQEFWPALRGFVGAVFHRSILELEEDQAPELISVLKQISAEMMVLSQAKTGVINVLIEQCCHCWLPAGRHGDEAAIASALRYVHVLTEACVYGPVYRRDVRLILEVQTYVEQLGEECTVNLVVNGDNRDDQTPRVCVLALLSHLDPSRPQHRRLLEELVTRLLQKDKDISKTKTRYYSNSLQHRVKNRVWQTLLLLLPNLQEGFVASLLGDVFAAGFCSNQASVKYLIEWTMIVILQRYPEHMESFWGCFSMDHEKTKTSICTFLSVVVHLDLIVPKLEDKGPQWRRALDVILQWCFSHNFSVRLYALLALKRVWGLAAARAEAERAGDGLGGLAAVVEACLSQAEAMQSTGNANKNWTRIQEHFFFGAFHPTRDYSVETILYTFPSLSELSDDEWIPVWKCEKMAVFFPSPALPLRNPSPDLRLLQPGDWIQQDKGEQDKEERWAEVQKKITPWRLGIQEQEPELQLAPQQRAARLGKAHGALVVVASLIDKPTNLGGLCRTCEIFGASALVLDSLRHVEDKHFQSLSVSSELWLPLLEVKPVELTDFLQLKKSEGYCIVGVEQTANSQSLQDYQFPEKTLLLLGNEREGIPANLLQLLDVCVEIPQQGVIRSLNVHVSAALLVWEYTRQHLQPR, encoded by the exons ATGTCCTCTGTTTTGATAAACGCTCTTTTAACCAGTGCACCCAATTATGACATTTTATTTGATAGTTTGTCCTGGCCGAAGGAATCGTGGCCAGAAAAGGAAAGGGTAGAGGCACTGACAGCATTCATTGAAGGAATCGGACAGCATTTAGCCGGCACATCTGATCACAAGGTTGTGTTTGAAAGTGCGAAAAAACAACAGATCGTCACAAAGATTGAATCAATTATTTGGGATCAGTGCGTCCCCTTCCTCTTAAAGATATCAAAAGAAAATGTCACTGATAAAAACGTTGCATTTCAAGACTCTCGGCCCAGACAGAGTACGGCTGCAGCGTGCAGACTCCTAGGCGTTTGCATCCCCCACTGTGGTGATGAGGTAGTGGGGCGACTGGCCGACACTGTCCTGCCAGCGCTGCAAGAAGACGACGCCGAGGGGAAACTCCTTAACGTGGAAGTTGCAATTGAAGTAATCGCTGTTCTTTTACCATCTATTATCTTGGATAAACAGCTCACTCAAACTACACTGTCGTCCGCTTTACACTGCATCCGCACGTTTTCCGAGGCTGTTGTCTCAAAGGTCACGGTAAGACTGCTCCTGACCCTCTTGAACTCCTGCAAGCCCGGGGAAAGGTTAAGTAGTGTACTTCAGTTCACATTGGACGAGCTGTTCACCTGGCACCGGAGCGACGACACTGCTGCGGTGACAGAGCGCACCCTGTTGTGTTTGACGGTGCTGTCAGATCACCTGTTACCTCCTACTGACCTGCAAGCGCAGTGTCAGGACCTCAGCATCAGCACCAGTCGACCTGACGCACGATTGGAGCGTCAGTTTTGGATGATCGTCCAGGCAGGGCTGACACATAAGGACATGGTGTGTCGTAAGCGATCGTTGTATCTGCTGAAAAGATGTGTGGCCTTTTCGGAAGAACAGGGAGCTGAGTGTCCGACCTGTCCTTCAAAAGAAG ACGAGCTGTTGTTCAGATGGTCCCCGAAAGACAGCCAGTTGCTCAGAGAGTTCTGGGAGGACTATGCACTCGTGATGGAGACCCTGGAGGAAAACCAG ATCCATGTCGTGCGGCCAGTGCTCAACAGAATCGACGTGTTGATCCAGACAACCGCCACGGATACGCAAG CGTCGGGCGGGGCCTGCTGCCATCCCTCCTGGCTGCTGTGCGTGTACCAGCGCATGTTCGACAGCGAGAATAAGTCCCTGATGAGGGAGGGCGTGTACCACCTGCTGGACCTCCAGGCTCTCCGACAGCCCGCCTTCGCCTCGGCCTTCTCCCAG TTTATAGTCGGCCCCTTCATGGATGTGTTGTCTGAAAGTTCACTCTTCCACAG GGCCATGGGGCAGAGCATAGGGGATTGTCCTGAGCTCGGCGTCAAACTCACTGCCTTTCTGACGTCGTTCTTCAGCAGCCTTCCGTCAGAGGAACGAG gcgcgctgctgctgccgctgatCCAGCGGCTGGGCTCCCGTCACTGGTGCGCCGTGcccgtcctcttcctctcccaggcCCTGTCCTGCCTCCCTCGCAGCCCGCTGCTGGGCGGCCAGGGCCTGCAGGCCATCAG GGAGGTGCTGCGGGTCACCATGGTTACTCATCCAGTCCTGCTGAGGGGAGCGTCCCAGTGCTACCTCCTGAACAGTGCCCTCTGTCTCATGCAAGTG GATGCTGTCACtcttgatgaggtcttcagttTTTTGACGCATTTCCATGCAGATGAGTCACTGTGTAGAGGGACACCTCTTTGGAaacag GTGGCTGCCTGGCTGTCAGACAATGAGGGCAACTTTAAGCCCAGTGTTGAACACAGCGCGTTGCCAAATAAAGGATCCATTAAAGCACATGTCCAGTCTGAAATCCACTCCTTCCTCCAAGTCCCAGCAAGCACAG GTCATAGTGAGCGTCTGCCGGACCCCAAAGAGGCGGATAAGCTGGCCAGGGCGGTGCTCCTGTGTGTGGAtatggaggaggagcgggggggaggaggagtgctggtggaggagctcctAGGCCCCCTAGTGGACACCCTGGGCAGGCTGAGCACCAACGCCTACCTGCCACTGCGCAAGACCGACAAGTGCCTGCAGCTCGTGCTGCGGCTCTTCCAGCTGGGAGAAGCGCCAGGGCTTCCCGATGACAGGAAGCTACCAG AAGACACGCCATTGTTAACTATGAAGAAGCTGGTTCTGAAAGTGGTCGACTCGGTCCAAGAGTTCATACTGCGACGTCTCTGTAGTGAGCTGCAGGAG CTTTCGGACGTGGGCCGGGCCGAGCTGTATCTGTGCGTCCTGAGACAGCTGGTGCGGTTGTACGGCGCCTCGCCGCAGTACAGCAGTGACATGCAACGGACCTACTTCCCCAAGCTCGTCCAAGTCAGCCTCGACGTGCTCACGAACACCACGCAACAG GTTCCTTCCGTGGCCAGCCAGGTCGCCCAGGCGGTTGCCATGGCGTCGCTGGCTGCGGCCTGCGACCTCTTGGAGCGGCAAGCCGCTGACCGGCGACCGGAGACAACGTCCGTGCTGGTGTCTCTGCAGAGCTACTTCTACTGCCCCGCGTCGAGTGATTCCCAGGGCACGCTCCACTTGGGAAACATCAACCAGACCCTGCTCAAACCCACGTCCGGTCAGAG TGACGCGGGCGCTCAGGCCCCCGTGCTCCAGGACTGGGGCCGTACGGCCGCCCACTTCGTCCGGGACCAGTGGGTGTGCCTGGGCTTCCTCAGCAGGCAAGCGGGCCCGGGCCAGACCACCGCCCTCTCCGATCAGACGCTACGGGCCGCCCTGAAGCGCAGCGTGGACGCCCTGACTCTGTTACCCAGCGGCCTGGTTCTTCCGGTGCTGGCGTTCATGAGTACCGCACTGGCCCAG gTGGCGTTGTGCGACGAGAATCTGTGCGTTCACGCCGTGACTCTGGGCTGGGAGCTGGTCCAGGGGTTGACCCGCAACCCCCAGGAATTCTGGCCTGCCCTGAGGGGCTTTGTTGGGGCTGTCTTCCACCGCAGCatcctggagctggaggaggaccaggCGCCAGAGCTCATCTCCGTCCTCAAACAG ATCTCGGCCGAGATGATGGTGCTGTCCCAGGCCAAGACGGGGGTGATCAACGTGCTGATCGAGCAGTGCTGCCACTGCTGGCTTCCTGCCGGTCGCCATGGCGACGAGGCAGCCATCGCCAGCGCCCTGCGCTACGTCCACGTGCTGACGGAGGCCTGCGTCTACGGGCCGGTGTACAGGAGGGACGTGAG GCTGATCCTGGAGGTCCAGACCTATGTAGAGCAGCTGGGAGAGGAGTGCACCGTGAACCTAGTGGTTAACGG ggATAACCGGGACGATCAAacgccccgtgtgtgtgtgctagcgcTCCTCAGTCATCTGGATCCTTCCAGGCCGCAACACCGGCGGCTTCTGGAGGAGCTCGTCACACGGCTTCTGCAAAAG gATAAAGACATATCTAAGACAAAGACGCGTTACTATAGCAACTCTCTGCAACACCGCGTGAAGAACCGAGTGTGGCAGACCCTGCTGCTTCTGCTTCCTAATCTCCAAGAG GGGTTCGTGGCCTCTCTGCTGGGCGATGTGTTCGCGGCGGGCTTCTGTAGCAACCAGGCCTCGGTGAAGTACCTGATCGAGTGGACCATGATCGTCATCCTGCAGCGCTACCCGGAGCACATGGAGAGCTTCTGGGGCTGCTTCAGCATG GATCACGAGAAAACCAAGACCAGCATCTGCACCTTCCTGTCCGTCGTGGTACACTTGGATCTCATCGTACCTAAACTGGAGGATAAG GGGCCCCAGTGGCGCCGGGCCCTGGACGTCATCCTGCAGTGGTGCTTCAGCCACAACTTCAGCGTGCGTCTGTACGCCCTGCTGGCCCTCAAGAGGGTGTGGGGCCTGGCCGCGGCCCGGGCGGAGGCTGAGCGGGCCGGCGACGGCCTGGGAGGTCTGGCGGCCGTGGTGGAGGCCTGCCTGAGCCAGGCGGAGGCCATGCAGAGCACTGG CAACGCCAACAAGAACTGGACCAGGATTCAGGAGCACTTCTTCTTCGGCGCCTTCCACCCCACGAGAGACTACAGCGTCGAG ACCATACTGTACACTTTCCCCAGCCTGTCGGAGCTGTCGGACGACGAGTGGATCCCAGTGTGGAAGTGTGAGAAGATGGCGGTGTTCTTCCCTAGCCCGGCCCTGCCTCTGAGGAACCCCTCCCCGGACCTCCGCCTGCTCCAGCCCGGGGACTGGATCCAGCAGGACAAAG gCGAGCAGGACAAGGAGGAGCGCTGGGCCGAGGTGCAGAAGAAGATCACCCCGTGGCGGCTGGGCATCCAGGAGCAGGAGCCAGAGCtgcagctggctccccagcagAGGGCAGCGCGGCTGGGGAAGGCCCACGGcgcgctggtggtggtggcctcGCTCATCGACAAGCCCACCAACCTCGGAG GTTTGTGTCGGACCTGTGAGATCTTCGGCGCCAGCGCCCTGGTCCTGGACAGCCTTCGTCACGTCGAAGACAAGCACTTCCAATCGCTCAGCGTCTCCTCCGAGCTCTGGCTGCCTCTCCTGGAG GTGAAACCTGTCGAGCTCACTGACTTCCTGCAGCTGAAGAAGAGTGAAGGCTATTGCATTGTGGGAGTGGAACAGACTGCTAATAGCCAGAGTCTTCAAGACTACCAGTTCCCTGAGAAGACCCTGCTGCTACTCGG